Genomic window (Equus quagga isolate Etosha38 chromosome 12, UCLA_HA_Equagga_1.0, whole genome shotgun sequence):
tctctctgacctcatctaactgtctctctccctcctgttctctgctctggccacactgTCCTCCTTGCTATTCCTTAAACACCCTAGGCAtgctcctacctcagggcctttgcactggctgttcctgcTATTGgtgttctctccctccccccataTCTCTGTGGCAagttccttcacctccttcacaGCTGTCCTCAAATATCACCTCTCGGGAGGCCTCCTCTGATCACCATATTTACAGGTTGCTCACCCCCACACTCCTTAACCCcaccctcctttatttttctagcaCTAATCACCATCTGACATCATAAACTCTGCTCgtttattgtgtttatttcctCTAGAGTGAAAGCTCCAGTGAGGGTAGGATTTTTGCCTGTTTCAGTCTTTGCTGTATTGgaagtgcctggaacagtgcctggcacatagtaggcactcaataaatcattgttgaatgaatgaataataacaaTAGTGCTGGTGAGGCCAGCAGGAACAGGCCCCATTTACTGAGCATGTACTGTGAGCAAGCCCTTAACAgacatgatttcattttatccCTGAGATAAGGCAGTCTTATTActatccctattttgcagatgagggaactggGGCTCGGAGAGGTTAAAtcacctgcctgaggtcacacagtgtgCAAGTAgttgaaggtaaaaaaaaaaaaatctgttgtccCTTCTCCTGCAAGGGACTCTCAGAGGGAAAGGGGGACACAGAAATGACCAGATGACGAGACTGTGCTCTGAAGTTCTTTGGGGGAGGTTTCTGGACAAGGGGGCATGGGAGAGTGCCTGGGGGAGAAGCAGAGTTTTGGCagctgtgtgtgtatgggtgtgggGAGGGAATCCGAGAGCGAGTAAGTCTGCAGGTGCCTTGTGGTGCTTGGGACGATGCACACAGGTGCCACAgaccctggggtggggagtggctgCCCAGGAGTCATTACCCCCAGGCCCACCCGACCCGGCCCTGAGCTGGAGGATGCAGGAGAGGCACCAGGAAACCTTGCTAAAATTATGGCCCCTCCAGCTGACTTTCCTAAACAATCCCTCTGTTTACCAGGTCATCCCAGCGACCAGGAGGCCCCAGGGCTGCGGCCCCAGGAGTCAGGCCCGGAGACCTGGGCTCGGCCAGGCCAGGGGCCTGGATTAAGCTGAGGCTGCCCCCGTGGTTCCTAAGAAACCAGCAGCCACAGGGTCCAAAAAGTCAGGGCTTTGGAACCAAAGGGCTGTGGCCTGGAAGGAACATGGGGAGGGAGCCAACGCTGGTCCTGTCCTCTCCACAGGAATAAGCATCACCCTCTCCCGTTTACGGAGCAGAGCGTCTGCTATGTTCCAGGTTTGGGGCAAAATGCTTTAAGTGCACCAGCTCAAGTACTCCTCCAACGGCCCTGTGAGCAGGGtaccagggctcagagaggtgaagtaacttgccccaggtcccaCAGCTAGCAGCAGGGAACTGGGCTTTGAAGCCAAGTCTGTATGGTTCTAAAATTCCTGGGTGTATATGAGCCTTTATGAGGTTTTCTCAGAAGACCTGGGAAAGCCTGCTTGCCACTGAGTCCCTCAGCCCCAGCTGGACTGCCATGCCCACCTCCAGGAGGTCCTCCGGGTTGCTCCTTCCTCTGTACTGGCAGAGCAGCCTGCATGCACCCCTCCAGGGCTCTTCACTCCGTCTCGGAGGTGGGGACTTTCACatctgtcccccaccccccacccccccattgGCCCTTGCATCCCTCCAGGCAGGACCGTGTCTTAGTCCTGGCTAGGAGCACAGCGGCTGTCACACAGGAGGGGTGTGATATGTGTCTCTGGAGTTATAAGGAGTCGGAAGTATTTTATCAGGGTCTCTTCTGCACGGAGCCTGATGCCAGGCAGTCATTCAAAGCGCGTTTTCTGAGGGCCTGTGTGTCCCACCCATGCTCCGAGctggtggggcggggggaggccaGGGTGAACCCTGTCCGCCCCAGCCCTCAGGGAGGACGTGTCCGGTGGAGGAAGTGGTAAGAATGCCCACCTCCTGAGGGCCTCATTCAGAGggtttcttgagcacctactctacGCTTAGCACCATGCTAGATGCTCTGTACATGTTCTCTCACGTAACTGAAGGTACAGATTGTTGTTCTCATCGCTGCTATTGTTAAGGcgactcagagaagttaggtaacttacccaaagtcacacagcgagCAAGTTAAGCCCTGACCTGAAGGTGATGACTACAACACAGCAGGTGGACCATGAAAGTCTGTGGCACGAAATCTGTGTGTATATGATAGTCCCATATTATGAATATGTGGTAATTATACTGATCATAACCACAGAGCAGCTAGGGTGTGTTGAAGGTTTCTTTCATGTTGGATTCGTTACACACATCATTTCATTTAGTCTATACCACAATCCTGTGAAATAAGCACCCTTAtaacccattttgcagatgaagaaactgaggcaagaagAAGTGATAACACCTGCCAAGGCCCATAGCTAATAAAGGACGGAGCCGGGGCTCCGACCAGGACAGTCTGCCCGCAGACGCTGTGCGGGGACGCAGGGCGCCGCGCGTCTCCCCGCAGGTGCCAGGCAGGCCCGGGGGGTGCGGGGGCTGCAGAATCGGGCCGAGCCCCTCGGCTGCGCTCCGACGCTGCGAGGCCGCTGCTGCCAGCGGgatctgggccagccctgcagagAGGGCCGTGCGGTGGGGTGGTCGGCGCAGCCGGGGTCACCGACGGGCCCGCTTTCTGCCCCGCAGGGGGAGAGGATGACGGGCGCTGCGAGGTGAACGGCCGCGTGTACCGGGACGGCGAGACCTTCCAGCCCCACTGCCGGCTGCGCTGCCGCTGCGAGGACGGCGGCTTCACCTGCGTGCCGCTGTGCCCCGAGGACGTCCGGCTGCCCAGCCGGGACTGCCCCCGCCCCAGGAGGGTGGATGTCCCGGGCCGCTGCTGCCCCGAGTGGGTGTGCGACCAGGGAGCGGGGCCGGGGGTGCAGCCCCTCCCGGCCCAAGGTGAGCGCGCGCGGCCGGCGGGCGGGGACCTGGAGGGGTGGCCGGGGGTGGCCGCCCAGGGGCAGGAGCCCGGGGTCACAGGGACGGTTTCCCGACAGAAGAAGCCGGGAGGGGCGGCGGAGACAGCGAGGGGCGGAGTCACAAGACCCCTTTAAAACCCACAAGCAAGAAGCAGCGGGGCAAGTAGATCATTTTAAATCATAAGTTATTAAACAGGAAAATTGGTGGCAGCATGCAGGGAGAGGTGGGTTGGGACACTGGAACCCATTCTCGAATTTGATAGCAGAGGTGTAGTTATAACGCATACGCTAGTTACATTTATAATGTATCCCTACATGTTAACAATGTATTTACATAATATAGTTTAAAAGTTATATAATAGCATAATATTGGGCTTATTAAAAGAGGAACTCACACTGAACTGGCAAAGCTGGAGGACGTGGGCCTAGGGGCGGTCAGAGGGGGAGGAAAGACCCTGCCTCCTGCTATAAACTCTTCAGTTTTAGAGATTTTGTTGTGATGTcactgggtttttaaaattattattattacatgaatgtgatttttaaaaaagcaaccaAAAAGAGTGCATTGGGTCCACAGACAACAGCGCTGCACGAGGGGCGGTAGAGCGTGGTGGGCTGAGCATGGAGTCTGCCCGGGTTCTAAGTTCCAgtgcttcctagctgtgtgactctgagaaagttgcttcacttctctgtgtctcagttcttccaactgtaaaatgagaataagagcAGCCACCTTATAGAGTTGTCGTGAGGACGGGATGAGTAAATACGAGGAAAGCAGTTGTAATGGGGCCTAGCGCACATGTTCCACTGATGGTAGCTCTTATCTCTACGATGGAACGTGATACATCCGATTAAATACACAGGAGAGGGCCAATGAGTTCACTTTAGGTATAAAAAAGGCACCACATATGCAATTTGATCTCCGTTACGTGTGTGTGTCTACAGCCATATGTACACACAGACATCATACATACGGCACACGTGTGCATACAGAcacagggtttctcagcctcggcaCCAGTGACGTGTGGGCCGGGTGATTCCTTGCAGGGGGCTACCCTATGCAccgtaggatgtttagcagcatctctgctGGATTCTGTAGCCCCACCCTCAGTGGGGACCACAAAAAGCatctccagatgttgccaaatgtcctcCAGGGGTAAAACTTCCCCCAGCTGAAAACCACTGGTTATTAAGGGCCAGAAGGAAGGACAAAATATTAACAGCGCAGAGCAGGACTCGAGGAGGAGGAAAAGCCTGATCGTGGGGACCCACCCTCTTGTTCCAGGCGCGGCCTTGGGGCCACCAGCATCCTTGCCGCCAGGTCCCAGCACCCCCACAGCCACAGGTCCCAACTGCCTTCCCGTAAGATGCTGTTTATCACAGGAGTCAGGAAGGATACAGCAACGAGAAAGTCACTGTGTTCTGGGGGGCCATCATGGTCAGCACCATCAAAATTGCCTAATAACCAATATTTACGGAGTCCTTACAAGTATCAGGCACTGTGTTCAGCACTCCACCTCCACTATTTTATTCAATCCCCATAATCAACTATTAGGAAATTTACataggaagaaactgaggtccagagaggttaagcaacacGACCAAGATTGCACCGCAAGCCAATGGGTTGGTTTGGCTGTTAAACCCTGACCTTGCAATGCTGACCCCTCTTTCTTCCCCCCAGGACCCCAGTTTTCTGGCTTTGTTGCTCCCTCATCCCCTGGCGTCCCCTGCCCAGAATGGAGCACAGCCTGGGGCCCCTGCTCCACCACCTGTGGGCTGGGCATAACCACCCGGGTGTCCAACCAGAACCCCTTCTGCCGATTGGAGACCCAGCGCCGCCTGTgcctgcctgggccctgcccaccccccaggGGCCGCAGCCCATGGAACAGCACCTTTTAGAGCTGGGCTGAGAACCAAGCCTCGGTGCCCGGCCTTCCCAGCAGGCAACTTGGCTACAGGCAACCATCCAGCGTGGGTGCACTGTCGGGCCCTGGAGAAGCTTCACACGCCGCCTGGTCCGTCTGGACCCTGAGCCACAGCGGGGATGTGTGCCCGGGTCCCCCTTCCTCTAACTCACAGCCTGGGAGGCTGGCCGGGTTTCTAGTATCTTCTGGTCCATTCTCAGCCTATGCACAGCCTTTGTCAACCACGTGCACAGGCTAGCTTTCCAGGAGATGGGGCAGCCATGTCTCCCTTAGTCATTAAGCTGAGCAGGTGCTGGGCTGGACTGCCTGTTTTCTGGGGGTATGATGAAAAGGGGCACAGATATTCTCactctcctgcttcctttcccGGGGTGACATACAAACGTCCCCGAACACGTGTCTATGCATGAACTTCTGTGTCAGGCTTGTGCTGTCTGAGAAAGCCCTCCCCGTCCTGGGCAGAATTTAGGGGCTGAAGCCTTTGCAAAAATCACAAGGTGAAATCACACCGTCTtgaagaaagtcagagaaaggcCTTTAACGTGATGCATTAAACCCAACTCGCGGTCGTAAGAATTAACCTTTCTGGAGCTCGCGCCATGTACCAGGCGCAGAGCTGGACGCCGTATACAGGCCAGCGCTTCGCAGCATTTTTGACTAGAGAAAGGCAGGGGACAATGCAGGATacctccccagggctggggaaCATGGCCGGAAATAAACCAAGCCACATGTGAAATTGTTTGAAGTCTTGTGTTTTATTGTTGAAAAGATTAATCCCACTATGTACATTGTATATCCTCCTCTGCGGTCTGCCTGtgtttgttgaaaaataaaacctgtgCTTTCATCAGGATCCAACCAGGAAATCAGGAAACACTTCCAGAATGTGGTCGGGGATTTCCTCTTCTTAACTAGTTTTATTGACATCTGATGTCCACACAGTTAAACGCACAGGTCTTGAGGGTATGGTGGAACGGGTCTTTACAAATGTACACCCCTGTGTAATCAAGGCCTCAATCCAggtataaaacatttccatctcaGAAAgtcccctccagccccttcccagtCATCCCCTCCAGCCCCCATGGCAGCTGCTGCTCTGATTTCTGTCACAGAGGAGTGTCGCCTGTTCTTGAATGTCACGTAAACAGAATCGCCTGGCAGGTGTGCAGGCACACTCTTTAGTGAACAGCTTCTTTCGCTCAATACCAGCCCTCGGggtggaggggcagagaggggacagggCCCAGAAGCTGGGACCAGAAGGCAGAAGGTGGAATGGCAGCAGGGCGGTCCCCTGGGGGCGGAAGCCACCATGGAGAAGCAGCCTTGAAGGCCTAACAAAAAGCCGATGGAGACAGGGAGGCAGACCCCGGCTTCTGCTCTCTCCTACCCCCCCATCTCCAGGAGGGCCTCCCACTGGTCAAACCTGCTGGGAAGGTGGGAGGCGAGGGAGCGGAGCCTGGGAATGTAGTGCCCTGAGGTAcgaggcagggcagggagggcctgAGAGCAAGGGCGAGTCCAGCTCACTGTCGTAAATGACCCCCACCTCAGAACGGTGCCTCCAGCCCCTCGTCAGGTCCCACTTCCTCGAGGAACCCCGGTGTGAGAACCACAGGCAGCATCTGTGCCTTAATCTTCACAAAATATAACCAACTCTagttcacagaggaggaaatagcTCAGAAAGGTGATCTGTCCAGAAGCTGGTCTGCAGCTGGGGTGGGATTTTAGGCCACACCAAGTTTATCTGACTCTCAAGACTGGGTTGAAGGTCTCTCACAGGCCAAGAGTTTTGGTGGATCTGGCTCTGCAGGGTCGACTCTGGACACACTGCCAGGAAAAATTCTGATAATATCTGGAGGCACCGTGAGAACGAGGATGCTGACAACCTACCTGCCTTGAAGGGTTCCCGCATGTGGGGCCCTCTCTGCCAGGAGCCACCCCTGGGACATCCCTAAAGGAAAGTGTTACTGACACTCCCCTTTTAGAGATGGGTAAACTGAGACTGGAGTGATTAATGAGTTGCCCCAGGGTTGGGGTGCTGGACTCTGGGCCAGGCTGGCTGCAGGGTCGTGACCTTACTCCTGAGCAGCCGTGAGCAGCACTAAGAGGTCAAGTCAAGATGATGCTAAAACTTGTATTTAAATCACATAATACTCTTAACAACCCTTGGTGTTGAGTACCGCCAATGTCCACGttttacagcaaaggaaactgaggcacaaagaagttaaggCCCCTGCCTGAGATCACTCTAgaaaacagcagagccaggatgggGAGTAGATAATCGCAGTGACCAGGCCGATTTACTTATGGAAAAAGCAAATGAGTGTGAATGAGCACGTGTGTGTGTCGGTGTGGATGACCTCTTACCAcccctctccatctccactgctccCCTGGGCCGGggccaccatcatctctgccTGGACACCTGCAATAgtctcctcctgctctcccagcctccaccctTCCTCTTTATAGTATGGGCCACAGGGAGCCTGTTAAAACCAACCCAGATCACGCCAGTCCTTTCCACTCTGAGAAAAGCTAAAGGCCTTTGCACAACCTACAAGGCCCCCCAGtcacctctctggcctcacctTCAGTTTTGCTCCCTCTTATTCACGCTGCTCTGAcctcactggcctccttgctgttcctccaacAGCCAGACAGGCTCTcacctcaggacatttgcacagACTATTCCCTCTGCCTAACATCATCTTCCCCCAGAACCGTATGGCTAACCCCCTTGATCTCTCTCAAGTTTGACTCACAAGTCAGCATTTCACTGAGAACCTGCCCTGGCTGCCCTCCTTCTTCCAAACTCCAATGCACGGAGCACGTCACCTTTTAACACCCTGCATAACTTACTTAAACACTCATTATTATGTTGCTGGACTCCACAGTGCTGGGACTGCACTTATCTGCTTTGCTCACCGATGGGTTTCCAGGACCTGGAACAGTGTCCAGGTCAGAACCTGGCTCGGTCGGTCGTTATTGAAGGAGTGAAATAAtacatcttgctttttaaaaagggatcTAACGGGGCTTAGAAAAGTAAATACGTCGATGACAAATGGGAGTGGCCACCCAGTTCACAGTGATTTCCCAGCAGCCATGTCTGCGTCGGTCAGAGGTGGCTCCCTACCTCCCCATCCTCAGcctcagtagttctcaaagtggggtccctgGACCAGAAGtgtcagcatcacttgggaactgGTTACAATTGCAAATCTTGTGCCTCATCCTAGACTCACAGAAACCCTAAGAGGGGCGCccagaaatgtgtattttaatgAGCCCTTCGCTTCATTAAAATCTGTGTAAGGCTTCAAACAAGTGCATGAGAACACGTGGTGTGCTGCTGCCTCCCTGTGGCAATTCTGTGCATGAACCACAGAGAGGCCACCTGCCGGAGGAGGCCTGGAGACCGGGGCCCAGCCGCCTCTTCCGGgtctgcagatggagaaactgagtctcaggggaggggagggccttgCCCAAAGCCTCAGGGTGAGGCAGGGTTAGAGCTAAGCCTGGAACTCTTCCCTATTTATGCCGGATGCAGcagctttctcttcttaaaatattattcGAACAGATGCCTCGAAGGGCTTCTGCTGGGCCCTGAGCCAGGACACCTCCATCTGTCCCTTGGATGACTCCCTGGTCCCTCTGCTCACAGTCCAGTCCCTCCTGCCATCGGCCATACTGTGCAAGCAGGAGGATCTTTCTCGAGCAAATTATGGTTATGTCACTCTGCTTAAACCCCTCCAGGGCTCAGAGTGGCCCTCTGGGTTGGGTCCAGACTCCTTCCATGACTCACCAGCCCTGCTGTTTTTTCCAGCCCcttctgtgctccagccacattggctGGCTTGGGCTCCTCACTCCGGCCCAGGCTTTTCcccaggctgtgccctctgcctgggacactaTTTCTCCATGGCTTTACTTGCATGACCCCTGATTATTCCTCATTAGTCACAGTTTCCATTTCTACAGGGGCCAACCCTCCCCTTGCGCCCAGGCTCCCATCCCCTCTCACCTGCTCAGGTGCTGCACTCCTGCCATTCCCCTTTCATCCTCCCAGatcttccatttctccctctcttccggATCATTTCCATCAATATACACACATGCTTGTCCTTAATTCTAATGCTGCAAAGGATGCAGCCTGCCAGCCTAAGCCCATCCCGGCTACTCCAGTAACAGGAGGTGGGGTGCCCTCTTCAAGGGGCAACTCCAGCAGCCTCACTGGGGGGTGCCTGAGAAAGGTAAGGCTGCCATGTTACATGTGCCATCAGAGTCCATCTGCTCTCCATTGCTGAAATGGGGTCTAGGGTCTGAGGAGCCTTCTCAGCAACAGAGTCTCGGCTTAGCTGATTGTCAAGAActcatctttttcctcttccactgTGATTAATCACAGCATCAGGGAGAACCCAAGGGCAGAAGCCTAGGCCTCTGGGGCACCTCGAGGTTGGCCAATAAGCCTAGTTGTAAGTGGCCCCAGCACACTGGTCTGGTTCTTATCTGTGGCCCATTCGCTGCCCCTGGCCCCTCATCAGTGGCTTTCATAAAACTGTTTTGAATCTCACGGCTGGGCTAGGTCTCCACATCCACTCTCTGTGGCATGTGCAGCACTTAACCAGACTCCTTCAGGAGCTTCTCCCTGGGCCTCAAGGCAGCAGGCAGCCAAGCACAGGAGGCTGACTTTGACTTTCACGCCCCTTCTCACCTCAAGGGCTGGACCTCCATGTCCCgatgaccctcctgcctcccttggTCTCTGAGACATCCCGTTCACATCCcgttcccttccctctctctcttgatTCATACCCTGGGCCCCACTCTCACTCCCATTAAAGCCCAAGTTTTGGGAAGCTAGTGGCCTCCACATTGCCTTAGCGCTCATTCCAGAAGGTCAGTCCAGGGTTCCAACACGGCCCCTGCGGAATGCGAGGTCCCCTCGGGGTCCTTTCACCAACTCAGTGAGATTTCTCAGGTATCTGAATTTGATCTCCAaaagaaatctgattttaaaatttcatgttctatttgtaatttttctttccctaatCATTGTGATGTACATATGGGTGTTCATCCTATCGCTATTTATACCCTTATGTATGTCTTGATTAGCTGGGGTAAACCGGGTTCCAATAGTAAATAGGCCCCAAATCCACCGGCATATCGGAGGGTCGGTGTTGCTGGTGGGAGCCGTCTCCCTGGTGGGAAGGAATATTTTAACACCGACAATGTCTACAATTGTAGGCATATGGTGATCATAAAAAGCAGATCCAATTTAGCCAGttttactattgttttaaaagtCTTTACAGACAATGCACCCCTCATCACCTGCACTGGGGGCAGATCAGTCtcaccacccacccctcccctttGGTACACCACTGCTTACTAGCTAAAGCACAGTCTATTTTTCAGTTGCTGAGAAATATTTCAGGGACTCAGGCTCCTTCGACCTTAGGGCTCTACCCCCACCCCTAATCATCTGTATCCAGTATGGCATGAACAGCTCAGATGGGAGGCTCAGCCACCCCCTGGAAAGCCTGAGCCAGGAAATGGCACAAATAACTTCTGCTCTCATCTTATTGGTTAGAATTTGGTCACATGGTCACATCAAattgcaaggaaggctgggaaatgtagtctaccAACATTTTATGTGCTGTCACAAACTTTTAGCAGTCTACCACaatgtcttaaatatttcataatacatattttttaaatatctgtgtcAGACGACAATATGGATAAACCATCTTCTTTGAGCCTTCTCACTCTGGTGTAGGAATTTTGCCATGCAGTATATAGTCCTGGTGCTCTGGTTGAAACAAACAATTCCAAATTTTACCCTCACCCAGTAACCTGGATGCTGAGCTCACAGCAGTTTCCACTGCCTCCCTCTCCGACTCAGATTATTTCCTTTCAATCTGAGCACATgactggactacatttcccagcctcccttgcggTTAGGTGGGGCCATATGACTAAATCTTACCGATAAAATAGGAATGGGAGTGATGTATGCCACTTCTTGACTTAAGCCTTAAAAGTCAGTGTGCCTGCTTCGTGAGCTCTGTCCCCTTCTATTGGCCACAGCCCTTGGTGACTCAGCTTCAACAGTGCAGGTGGGAACAGCACCCTTGGGCAGTGTTTCCTGAACTCTCAGAATCActtggaaggcttgttaaaacacagattgctgggcctcacacccagaaaaagcaaacttttttattctttaggtCCCTGCACTGCGTggcatttttgttacagcagcttaacTTTTTACCCTAACTAATGtagttgggtttctgtcacttgcaaccaagagTCCTGATTCACATAGATTCATAGGTAACTTCAATAAGTCTAGATGCTAACTGagtctgtctcttttttcctgctttacccAAATCCCTAGTTTTTCATCCTAGCTCGGTATCGGCCAGGACTCTAGAAGGAGATATGCACCAAGccccaggaaggggctggggagtggagaAAACTCCCAGTCTGCTACAATACTatcaaatattaacattattaccattattatttcaGCTACTCCCCTGAGTGCCTTGAACACCAGGCCCAGCTCTGAAATAGAGTCTGGGGACAGCCCAGGCACCCATGCCCTCATGGCTGCCCCTGTGCTCTTTTCCTGGCTCTAGGTGTACTCTCATACCACGGAGGTAAGGGGGATGCTAACCAGGAGGCGGGGTGCACGTGTGGCTCAAGCTCTACCTTGAGGTGTATGACTCAGAGTCTTGGGGACCCAGCTTGgcggtggggagaggagaggagggggcaggctcCAGAGCCCCTGGAGGGAAGGGAACTCACAGCAGCTCTGGGTCTCTTTTTTCTGAGGTTAATAAGCCCTCAGCAAAGCACTTAGTGGGTGTTTCTCTTGCCTGACCCTCTCCCATTTATAGGTGGGCCACACTGGGCCCAGAGAGGATAGTGCTGTTCCTATGACCAGTTAGCCAGCCAGGGACAGAGCCTACGTgagaacccaggcctcctgcctcccagcccagggatttttttatttccccatccTAGGCTAGATAGCAGCCATATCACTAAGGGGAATATGGACTCTGGCCTTTGGAAGACCAGGAAGACAGCAAAGACTCAGCCCAACAAAGGCCTCTATCATTCTGGACCAGACTCaagccttccccagcccctggagcaTACCGCACGGTTCCACCACAGGCCCACGTGGTCTTGGCCAAGCTCCACACTCTTCTAGACCCCAGTTTCTGAATTCAATAGGCTGCTTCATAGCAGAAACaggaaacccaactcaaactagcTCCAACAATAAGGGAGGAATTGGCTCAGCTTACTAATGAAGTCCAGTAATAGGATAGACTTCAGGTGTGGTTTGATCAAGGCTTGTTTCTCTATAATTCTTTCAATTTTCCCCTCCTCTATTGTCAGCAACAATCTCAGGCTGGCTTCTGTGTGGTGCAAAGTGGCTACAATCACTCTGGCCCCATAGCTTCATATCATAACATCCA
Coding sequences:
- the CCN5 gene encoding CCN family member 5 is translated as MRGTLQTHLLAFSLLCLFSKVCAQLCPTPCACPWPPPRCPLGVPLVLDGCNCCQVCARRLGEPCDHRHVCDSSQGLVCQPVPGGRGAVCLWGEDDGRCEVNGRVYRDGETFQPHCRLRCRCEDGGFTCVPLCPEDVRLPSRDCPRPRRVDVPGRCCPEWVCDQGAGPGVQPLPAQGPQFSGFVAPSSPGVPCPEWSTAWGPCSTTCGLGITTRVSNQNPFCRLETQRRLCLPGPCPPPRGRSPWNSTF